One Brevibacterium spongiae DNA segment encodes these proteins:
- a CDS encoding D-serine ammonia-lyase — MSELPADLRNDEVIRSLASAQATTWIRSTPTEAALPDLADVMDAAAARFDRFAPWFAETFPDTAALPAELAEAFPEAAAGGLIESPLARAASAQERLDGLFGVSLPGQLWLKRDDCLPVSGSIKARGGFHEVLEFAEATAAGHGLDAHDPATYSSGRFREIAADHRIVVGSTGNLGLSIGILSARLGFAASVHMSADAREWKKTMLRDHGVDVIEHAGDFVEAVEAGRASADAAENTHFVDDEDSVSLFAGYSVAALRLRRQIEAAGIRVDADNQLAVYLPCGIGGGPGGVTFGLRRVFGDHVRCIFVEPSQAPAMFLGVHTGRHSDIAVQDIGVSGATTADGLAVARPSRFIGPTIGPLISGFASVPDEVIAAGVGVLHESEGIDVEPSATAGLSIPWRLGTESPWPKVSTHLVWLTGGAMVPVDEQTAYVAAGTANLERIAGPASAVFTD, encoded by the coding sequence ATGAGCGAACTTCCAGCTGATCTCCGCAATGACGAGGTGATCCGATCCCTGGCATCGGCCCAGGCGACCACGTGGATCCGCAGCACCCCCACCGAGGCGGCCCTGCCCGATCTCGCGGACGTGATGGATGCCGCGGCGGCCCGGTTCGACCGATTCGCTCCCTGGTTCGCCGAGACCTTCCCCGACACTGCAGCCCTGCCCGCCGAGCTCGCGGAGGCATTCCCCGAGGCTGCGGCCGGCGGACTCATCGAATCGCCGTTGGCACGGGCCGCCTCGGCGCAGGAGCGGTTGGACGGGCTCTTCGGAGTGAGCCTGCCGGGGCAGCTGTGGCTCAAACGCGACGACTGCCTGCCGGTGAGCGGATCGATCAAGGCCCGCGGAGGATTCCATGAGGTCCTCGAATTCGCCGAGGCGACCGCCGCCGGCCACGGTCTCGACGCTCATGATCCCGCCACCTATTCGAGTGGACGGTTCCGTGAGATCGCCGCCGACCACAGGATCGTCGTCGGTTCGACGGGCAACCTCGGCTTATCGATCGGGATCCTGAGCGCCCGACTCGGATTCGCCGCCTCGGTGCACATGTCGGCCGACGCCCGCGAATGGAAGAAGACGATGCTGCGCGACCACGGCGTCGATGTCATCGAGCACGCGGGCGACTTCGTCGAAGCAGTGGAGGCCGGCCGCGCCTCGGCGGACGCTGCCGAGAACACCCATTTCGTCGACGACGAGGACTCGGTCAGCCTCTTCGCCGGATACTCGGTCGCGGCCCTGCGACTGCGGCGCCAAATCGAGGCGGCCGGAATCAGAGTCGATGCGGACAACCAGCTGGCCGTCTACCTGCCGTGCGGGATCGGCGGCGGTCCCGGGGGAGTGACCTTCGGACTCAGGCGCGTCTTCGGCGACCATGTTCGCTGCATCTTCGTCGAACCGAGCCAAGCCCCGGCGATGTTCCTCGGCGTGCACACCGGCCGCCACAGCGACATCGCCGTGCAGGACATCGGAGTGTCCGGGGCGACCACGGCCGACGGTCTGGCCGTCGCCCGACCCTCACGATTCATCGGACCGACGATCGGGCCGCTGATCTCAGGCTTCGCCTCGGTGCCGGACGAGGTCATCGCGGCAGGAGTCGGAGTCCTCCACGAGTCCGAGGGCATCGACGTCGAACCCTCGGCGACCGCGGGACTGAGCATCCCCTGGCGACTGGGCACCGAATCGCCGTGGCCGAAGGTGAGCACGCATCTGGTCTGGCTCACCGGCGGGGCGATGGTCCCCGTCGACGAACAAACCGCCTACGTCGCAGCGGGGACGGCGAACTTGGAGCGGATCGCCGGTCCCGCCTCGGCGGTGTTCACCGACTGA
- a CDS encoding LysR family transcriptional regulator, giving the protein MHNVAHLQSFKSVALTGSVRSAAQHLGLSPSAVSHHLKLLEQETGLTLFRRQGRGLCLTDTGSAIMADVDSVLESSGRLGQRISDLQENRIGRLSIGYFATAGTRWLPELVAYLENRHPDVTVQLNLSEGPWTEFHSDLHVVVSETATPVFPPQVEGHFLTEDPYVVAVPDDHPLASRTEVGLSELEDLPWIDNDTGGGPCRTILFDACARAGVRIHFKHEAHSFVTALHMVSRGLGLTLLPRLGVEPLPPGVTIIPLAAPKPIRYIHAISDPGHPQQDLIADAITALCELANS; this is encoded by the coding sequence ATGCACAACGTCGCCCACCTGCAGTCGTTCAAGTCCGTCGCCCTGACCGGGTCGGTGCGCTCGGCCGCGCAGCATCTCGGCCTCTCTCCCTCAGCGGTCAGTCATCATCTCAAACTCCTCGAGCAGGAGACCGGCCTGACGCTGTTTCGACGACAGGGCCGCGGTCTGTGCCTGACCGACACGGGCTCGGCGATCATGGCTGACGTTGACTCAGTGCTCGAGAGTTCGGGGCGGTTGGGACAGCGCATCTCCGACCTGCAGGAGAATCGAATCGGACGCCTGTCGATCGGCTATTTCGCGACGGCCGGCACACGATGGCTGCCGGAACTGGTGGCCTACCTCGAGAACCGCCACCCCGATGTCACCGTGCAGCTCAATCTCAGCGAGGGACCGTGGACCGAGTTTCACTCGGACCTGCACGTGGTGGTCTCGGAGACCGCGACACCGGTGTTCCCACCGCAGGTCGAAGGCCACTTCCTCACCGAGGACCCCTATGTGGTGGCAGTGCCGGACGATCATCCCCTGGCGTCCCGCACGGAGGTGGGCCTCAGCGAACTCGAGGACCTCCCCTGGATCGACAACGACACCGGCGGCGGCCCGTGCCGAACGATCCTCTTCGATGCCTGCGCACGCGCGGGTGTGCGGATCCACTTCAAGCATGAGGCTCACAGCTTCGTCACCGCCCTGCACATGGTCAGCCGGGGACTCGGCCTGACACTGCTGCCCAGACTCGGCGTCGAACCTCTGCCTCCCGGGGTGACCATCATCCCGTTGGCAGCACCGAAGCCGATCCGCTATATCCACGCGATCAGCGACCCGGGCCACCCGCAGCAGGATCTCATCGCCGATGCGATCACGGCTCTGTGCGAGCTCGCCAACAGCTGA
- a CDS encoding siderophore-interacting protein, giving the protein MSRAPIGAFEATVLAVEDLSPSFRRITFGGAGLQAFGPNTHPRDLRIKLVIPPTGASAPEFDLPGFLTEQEAAGVSWYQAWLQVDPAERGTMRTYTVRDWRDADRELVVDMILHTDANGHSGPAAQWAESAEVGHRLHIIGPSRDSETPCAGIEFAPGHAHQILLAGDETAVPAIASILDSLKDGQAQGKAVLEVPSPADIIDIDAPAGFEIEWLPRGGADVGALLEPAVREAVRSETRIPAQVGAGPSDGSVAPVRELDDVNIDEEILWDVPAALTEAAQGSSSATEKGERPFYAWIAGEAGPVKRLRRYLVQEVGVDRRQIAFMGYWRQGRAEG; this is encoded by the coding sequence GTGTCACGAGCTCCCATCGGCGCCTTCGAAGCCACGGTCCTGGCCGTCGAGGACCTCAGCCCGTCTTTCCGCCGCATCACGTTCGGCGGTGCCGGATTGCAGGCCTTCGGGCCGAACACCCATCCGCGGGATCTGCGCATCAAACTCGTCATCCCACCGACGGGGGCGAGCGCGCCGGAGTTCGATCTGCCCGGCTTCCTCACCGAGCAGGAGGCGGCTGGAGTGTCCTGGTACCAGGCGTGGCTGCAGGTCGACCCGGCCGAGCGCGGCACCATGCGCACCTACACCGTGCGGGATTGGAGGGACGCCGACCGTGAGCTCGTCGTCGACATGATTCTGCACACCGATGCGAACGGGCATTCGGGTCCGGCCGCCCAGTGGGCCGAATCCGCCGAGGTGGGGCACCGTCTCCACATCATCGGACCTTCGCGTGACTCCGAGACCCCGTGCGCCGGCATCGAGTTCGCCCCCGGCCATGCCCACCAGATCCTGCTCGCCGGTGACGAGACCGCGGTGCCCGCAATCGCGTCGATCCTCGATTCGCTCAAGGACGGCCAGGCCCAGGGCAAGGCCGTTCTCGAGGTCCCGAGTCCCGCGGACATCATCGACATCGACGCCCCTGCCGGGTTCGAGATCGAGTGGCTGCCGCGCGGCGGGGCCGACGTCGGTGCACTCCTCGAACCCGCCGTCCGCGAGGCGGTGCGGTCGGAGACCCGAATCCCCGCCCAAGTGGGAGCCGGGCCCTCCGATGGGTCGGTTGCTCCGGTGCGGGAACTCGACGATGTCAACATCGACGAAGAGATCCTCTGGGATGTGCCCGCGGCCCTCACCGAGGCGGCCCAGGGCAGTTCGAGTGCGACGGAGAAGGGCGAGCGCCCGTTCTATGCCTGGATCGCCGGTGAGGCCGGACCCGTCAAACGGCTGCGCCGCTACCTTGTTCAGGAGGTCGGGGTCGACCGCAGACAGATCGCCTTCATGGGCTATTGGCGTCAGGGCAGAGCCGAGGGCTGA
- a CDS encoding ABC transporter substrate-binding protein, whose translation MHRRQLLALSVLAPFALVACGDPKPGDPQSEPSAGAGAAPNFTYSPEGYDGLTIELDRPAERIAADFYSAAGLAQYGITPVAVFGFGQNESPGKSFDADGVEVVGTEMELDIEALALTEPDILVAYGNEAGDGWTWWDEKVKDQVAGLVDFVPVKLSEQSPDAMFAQYAAIAEALGKDTDAAPVAEGRRAFERARKRIRTVAEDSDSLTVLLANFSAEINYTSTSLGIAQMLSEDGLTLVGPKSPADSSWAEVSWEKISDYPADVVLVHDASADFEDNPVYRRLPAVRADQLGTWDDKRAYTYDGYATWLNELADVLEGAKKIV comes from the coding sequence ATGCACCGTCGACAGCTCCTCGCCCTGTCCGTTCTCGCCCCATTCGCTCTCGTCGCCTGCGGGGACCCGAAGCCGGGTGATCCGCAGAGCGAACCGTCCGCGGGAGCCGGTGCGGCACCGAATTTCACGTACTCGCCGGAAGGCTATGACGGTCTGACGATCGAACTCGATCGGCCCGCCGAACGCATCGCCGCAGACTTCTACTCCGCGGCCGGTCTGGCACAGTACGGGATCACGCCGGTGGCGGTCTTCGGCTTCGGTCAGAACGAATCCCCGGGCAAGTCCTTCGACGCAGACGGCGTCGAGGTCGTCGGCACGGAGATGGAACTCGACATCGAAGCCCTCGCGCTCACCGAACCGGACATCCTCGTCGCCTACGGCAATGAGGCCGGCGACGGCTGGACCTGGTGGGACGAGAAAGTGAAAGACCAGGTCGCAGGGCTCGTCGACTTCGTTCCCGTCAAACTGAGCGAGCAGAGTCCGGACGCGATGTTCGCCCAATACGCCGCGATCGCCGAAGCTCTGGGCAAGGATACGGACGCCGCTCCCGTCGCCGAGGGGCGCAGAGCGTTCGAACGGGCACGCAAACGCATCCGCACGGTCGCAGAGGACAGCGATTCGCTGACAGTTCTGCTCGCGAACTTCAGTGCAGAGATCAACTACACCTCCACCTCGTTGGGGATCGCCCAGATGCTCAGCGAGGACGGACTCACCCTCGTCGGGCCGAAGTCCCCGGCCGACAGCAGCTGGGCCGAAGTGTCCTGGGAGAAGATCTCCGACTACCCGGCCGACGTCGTGCTCGTCCACGACGCCTCAGCCGACTTCGAGGACAACCCCGTGTATCGGCGACTGCCCGCCGTCAGGGCCGATCAGCTCGGCACCTGGGACGACAAACGCGCCTACACCTATGACGGCTACGCGACATGGCTGAACGAACTCGCCGACGTCCTCGAGGGGGCGAAGAAGATCGTCTGA
- a CDS encoding DMT family transporter, with protein MKSSEDSLRTSMPNPEPKTAPRGLPWIAALLTMTFWASSFVVIRDAGEAFSPGPMALLRGASAALVLSVWMLFRRPRFPSGKVTWLIMILWGVAWFAVYVVVLNAAEKSIDAGTAAMIVNIAPLIIAVFAGLVLGEGLPKRLIIGIIVSLLGIGMITAATFTGFFTVGGLVLSLVAALLYASCVLLQKHFLSREDSVTVTWAGIFVGALASLVFAPALVTEVAAAPLNMTLQVVYLGVVPTAIAFNLWGYALKHLPAGLLSSSSLVVPAIVVLLAWIVLGEVPPPLAAAGGVLCLAGAATAIGPQIAGALRRSRSQPSALP; from the coding sequence ATGAAAAGTTCTGAGGACAGTCTTCGAACCTCGATGCCGAACCCGGAGCCGAAGACGGCACCACGCGGACTGCCGTGGATCGCGGCGCTGCTGACCATGACCTTCTGGGCGTCGTCGTTCGTCGTCATCCGTGACGCCGGCGAGGCCTTCTCGCCCGGACCGATGGCCCTGCTGCGTGGCGCCTCCGCTGCCCTCGTGCTCTCCGTCTGGATGCTCTTCCGCCGCCCGAGGTTCCCCTCCGGCAAAGTCACCTGGCTGATCATGATCCTCTGGGGAGTCGCCTGGTTCGCCGTCTACGTCGTCGTCCTCAACGCCGCCGAGAAGTCCATCGACGCCGGCACTGCCGCGATGATCGTGAACATCGCCCCGCTCATCATCGCCGTCTTCGCGGGCCTCGTCCTCGGCGAAGGCCTGCCGAAGCGCCTGATCATCGGAATCATCGTCTCCCTGCTCGGAATCGGAATGATCACAGCCGCCACGTTCACCGGGTTCTTCACCGTCGGCGGTCTCGTCCTCAGCCTCGTCGCGGCACTGCTCTACGCGAGCTGCGTGCTGCTGCAGAAGCACTTCCTCTCCCGCGAGGATTCGGTGACGGTCACATGGGCGGGAATCTTCGTCGGTGCCCTGGCCAGCCTCGTCTTCGCCCCTGCGCTCGTCACCGAGGTGGCTGCGGCACCTCTGAACATGACGCTTCAGGTGGTCTACCTCGGGGTGGTGCCCACGGCCATCGCCTTCAACCTCTGGGGCTATGCGCTCAAGCACCTTCCGGCGGGACTGCTCAGCTCCTCGAGCCTCGTGGTCCCCGCCATCGTCGTCCTCCTGGCCTGGATCGTCCTCGGAGAAGTTCCGCCTCCGCTGGCGGCGGCCGGCGGGGTGCTGTGCCTTGCCGGAGCGGCTACGGCGATCGGTCCGCAGATCGCCGGAGCTCTGCGCCGATCGCGATCTCAGCCCTCGGCTCTGCCCTGA
- a CDS encoding FAD-binding oxidoreductase, protein MATPSETVDFADLIARLSPGALTTDPDVIDAHSSDEALFCPREGAIALVRVASAKDVQEVMRFATEHRIPVVPQGARSGISGGANASPGAILLNVSKMKDVMSVNEAERLVTVQPGIINQGLKDHLAPFGLSYPPDPGSVALSSIGGNIATNAGGLCCVKYGVTRDYVRSLKVVLADGTLTTLGPQTAKGVAGLDMRHLFIGSEGTLGIVVEATLRLVPALPDPFTAIATFPNERSGLQTVADFMAGGGVPSLLEFLDGASLRMLNDYGDFGLDSEAGAMLIMQVDENPSESEAAMETFAEVARRCGAIDVAYSDDPTDSAALITARRMIQPAYEKFANAHGGGQLLDDVCLPRTAVPEFCDRLAELRETSGLEIALVAHAGDGNMHPSVFFDSGDEAETAKAQEIFEEIMRVGLDLGGTITGEHGVGFLKRAWLPNELDEGSRRIQLAVKNALDPLGILNPGKMLAEI, encoded by the coding sequence ATTGCCACGCCATCGGAAACAGTCGACTTCGCGGATCTCATCGCCCGGCTGAGTCCGGGTGCGCTGACGACGGATCCCGATGTCATCGACGCCCATTCGAGCGACGAAGCCCTGTTCTGCCCACGTGAGGGTGCGATCGCCCTGGTCAGGGTTGCCTCGGCGAAGGACGTCCAAGAGGTCATGCGGTTTGCCACCGAGCATCGCATCCCCGTCGTCCCGCAGGGCGCGCGGTCGGGGATCTCAGGCGGGGCGAACGCCTCACCCGGGGCGATCCTGCTCAACGTGTCGAAGATGAAGGACGTCATGTCCGTGAACGAGGCCGAACGCCTCGTCACCGTCCAACCGGGCATCATCAACCAGGGCCTCAAAGACCATCTCGCCCCGTTCGGGCTGTCCTACCCGCCCGATCCGGGCTCGGTGGCACTGTCGTCGATCGGTGGGAACATCGCGACGAACGCAGGCGGACTGTGCTGCGTTAAATACGGTGTGACCAGGGACTACGTCCGTTCACTCAAGGTTGTGCTCGCCGACGGGACCCTCACCACGCTCGGCCCGCAGACCGCCAAAGGCGTGGCCGGGCTCGATATGCGCCACCTGTTCATCGGCTCCGAGGGCACCCTGGGCATCGTCGTCGAGGCGACGCTGCGCCTCGTGCCCGCTCTGCCGGATCCGTTCACCGCGATCGCGACCTTCCCGAACGAGCGCAGCGGACTGCAGACCGTGGCCGACTTCATGGCCGGAGGCGGGGTGCCCAGCCTGCTCGAATTCCTCGACGGGGCGAGCCTGCGCATGCTCAACGACTACGGTGACTTCGGCCTCGACTCCGAGGCCGGAGCGATGCTCATCATGCAGGTCGATGAGAATCCGAGCGAGTCCGAAGCGGCGATGGAGACCTTCGCCGAGGTGGCCCGCCGCTGCGGTGCCATCGACGTCGCGTACTCCGATGACCCGACCGACTCCGCGGCCCTCATCACCGCCCGGCGAATGATCCAGCCCGCGTATGAGAAGTTCGCGAACGCCCACGGCGGCGGTCAGCTGCTCGACGATGTGTGCCTGCCGCGCACCGCCGTGCCGGAATTCTGCGACCGTCTGGCCGAGCTGCGTGAGACCTCCGGCCTCGAGATCGCCCTTGTCGCCCACGCCGGGGACGGGAACATGCACCCCTCGGTGTTCTTCGACTCCGGCGACGAGGCGGAAACAGCGAAGGCGCAGGAGATCTTCGAAGAGATCATGCGCGTGGGCCTCGACCTCGGGGGCACGATCACCGGCGAGCACGGGGTCGGGTTCCTCAAACGCGCCTGGCTGCCGAACGAACTCGACGAAGGCTCCCGCCGCATCCAGCTGGCGGTGAAGAACGCGCTCGACCCGTTGGGCATCCTCAACCCGGGCAAGATGCTCGCCGAGATCTGA
- a CDS encoding APC family permease has translation MNDVDSSETQGRLRRTIGLSELVFFGLVFIGPAAAVGVFGTLDARSGGAVALVYIVATIVMAFTAVSYMRMSREVPRAGTVFAYASAGIGKPAGFVAGWMILLDYLFIPSVAYLFTGIALNSIFPALPVWAFVAVAVILTTGLNLAGVKVASRVITGVVLVEVAVLALVLVLGVAYLVEHGPTRGWMTPLTGVDAFSMTAVLAAVSVAVLSYLGFDSLATFSEEAKGGPRIVGLATLICLVLAGVLFVAQTWVGSLLSPLSPADLQADPSLEGAAYYNAVDATVGPWLHWLLALAKAVGAAFSAMIGQAAGSRILMDMGRQRQVPTFLAEVAPKTGVPWKGILVAAAGNVVVAGWAATRADGLDQLTSIVNVGALSAFVLLQASVVGFFLVKKHGSEAPNWFNHGVVPVIGAGLLIAVLVSANPLALAIGAIWLVIGIGVYLLNNRRSRRV, from the coding sequence ATGAATGATGTCGACAGCAGCGAGACGCAGGGTCGATTGCGGCGAACGATCGGCCTGAGCGAGCTCGTCTTCTTCGGCCTCGTCTTCATCGGGCCGGCGGCCGCCGTCGGAGTGTTCGGCACCCTCGACGCCCGTTCGGGCGGAGCCGTGGCTCTGGTCTACATCGTCGCCACGATCGTCATGGCCTTCACGGCAGTCAGCTATATGCGCATGTCACGTGAGGTTCCCCGTGCGGGCACGGTCTTCGCCTACGCCTCGGCGGGCATCGGGAAGCCGGCCGGTTTCGTCGCCGGATGGATGATCCTCCTCGACTATCTCTTCATCCCCTCGGTCGCCTATCTGTTCACCGGGATCGCCCTGAATTCGATCTTCCCGGCCCTGCCTGTGTGGGCGTTCGTGGCGGTGGCCGTCATCCTCACCACCGGGCTCAACCTCGCCGGGGTCAAGGTCGCCTCCCGCGTGATCACCGGGGTCGTCCTCGTCGAGGTGGCCGTCCTCGCCCTCGTCCTCGTCCTCGGCGTCGCCTACCTCGTCGAACATGGTCCGACTCGCGGGTGGATGACCCCGCTGACCGGGGTCGACGCCTTCTCGATGACGGCGGTCCTCGCTGCGGTCTCCGTCGCGGTGCTGTCCTATCTCGGCTTCGATTCGCTGGCGACCTTCTCCGAGGAGGCGAAGGGCGGGCCGCGGATCGTCGGCCTCGCCACCCTCATCTGCCTGGTCCTGGCAGGCGTCCTCTTCGTCGCCCAGACCTGGGTGGGCAGTCTGCTGTCGCCGCTGTCACCCGCGGATCTGCAGGCCGATCCCTCACTGGAGGGTGCCGCGTACTACAACGCAGTCGACGCGACGGTCGGCCCCTGGCTGCACTGGCTCCTCGCCTTGGCCAAGGCCGTCGGCGCGGCGTTCTCCGCCATGATCGGTCAGGCCGCCGGATCCCGCATCCTCATGGACATGGGCAGGCAGCGACAGGTTCCGACCTTCCTCGCCGAGGTGGCCCCCAAGACCGGTGTTCCGTGGAAGGGAATCCTCGTGGCCGCCGCAGGGAATGTCGTCGTGGCCGGGTGGGCGGCGACCCGTGCCGATGGTCTCGACCAGCTGACCTCGATCGTCAACGTCGGTGCACTGAGCGCGTTCGTGCTCCTTCAGGCCTCGGTCGTCGGGTTCTTCCTCGTGAAGAAGCACGGCAGTGAGGCACCGAACTGGTTCAACCATGGTGTCGTTCCGGTCATCGGTGCCGGTCTGCTCATCGCCGTACTCGTCAGCGCGAATCCTCTGGCCCTGGCCATCGGCGCGATCTGGCTGGTCATCGGAATCGGTGTGTACCTGCTGAATAACCGGCGCAGCCGCAGAGTTTGA
- a CDS encoding PucR family transcriptional regulator has product MDEHDGFAGTRQLRDRPEPGDERRWLELLDALDLDELTERFMTRVVTVSGYDPAPIPVSELRRTGRLSFSTLIEGLRAGGFDGPVAVSTEVGVSRARAGIPLEALMTAIRHDFNVLWEVLTRVASQDDAELVIRHTGIVLSTVDEYVSQVQQAYTAELARMRAEEFSVHAGLIASLFDDPDPTGERLSTIAAGLGLDVDSPLLVIAATGDDVRALRVLISDHARAGGTMFTHHLGEVLIAFTVAPESPGELTRRVAEARVGYVRAESIGALRRSALTARDLADVIGPDETSAMTWRRGWARLAARSLNAAGNPILADVESALAHCGPVERERLIEAVRVYLASGSIGDSAAALFCHRNTVANRLRRFAELTGVDPMIPAEAARLVVGWA; this is encoded by the coding sequence ATGGATGAGCATGACGGATTTGCGGGTACACGACAGCTGCGGGACAGACCGGAACCCGGAGACGAGCGGCGCTGGCTCGAACTCCTCGATGCCCTCGACCTCGACGAGCTGACCGAGAGATTCATGACCCGCGTGGTCACGGTCTCCGGCTACGATCCCGCCCCGATCCCGGTCTCGGAGCTGCGCCGGACCGGGCGGCTGTCGTTCTCCACCCTCATCGAGGGGCTGCGAGCCGGCGGCTTCGACGGGCCGGTCGCCGTCTCGACGGAGGTCGGGGTCTCCCGGGCACGTGCCGGCATTCCGCTGGAGGCGCTGATGACAGCGATTCGTCACGACTTCAACGTGCTGTGGGAGGTGCTCACCCGGGTGGCGAGCCAGGATGATGCGGAACTCGTCATCCGCCACACCGGCATCGTCCTCTCCACCGTCGACGAATACGTCTCCCAGGTCCAACAGGCCTACACGGCTGAGCTCGCACGGATGCGGGCCGAGGAGTTCTCGGTGCACGCCGGCCTCATCGCCAGCCTCTTCGACGATCCGGACCCGACCGGCGAACGTCTGTCGACGATCGCGGCGGGCCTCGGCCTCGACGTGGATTCCCCGCTGCTCGTCATCGCCGCCACCGGGGACGATGTCCGAGCGCTGCGCGTCCTCATCTCCGATCATGCCCGCGCAGGCGGGACCATGTTCACGCACCACCTCGGCGAGGTTCTCATCGCGTTCACGGTCGCCCCCGAGTCTCCCGGCGAGCTCACCCGCAGAGTCGCCGAGGCGCGGGTCGGATATGTGCGTGCCGAGAGCATCGGGGCTCTGCGCCGTTCGGCGCTGACGGCACGAGACCTCGCCGACGTCATCGGCCCTGATGAGACGTCCGCGATGACGTGGCGACGTGGGTGGGCGAGGTTGGCTGCCCGGTCGCTCAACGCGGCGGGCAACCCGATCCTCGCCGATGTCGAATCGGCGCTTGCCCACTGCGGGCCGGTCGAGCGGGAGCGTCTCATCGAGGCGGTGCGGGTCTACCTCGCCTCGGGAAGCATCGGTGACTCGGCGGCAGCTCTGTTCTGCCACCGCAACACCGTGGCCAACCGGCTGCGCCGTTTCGCCGAACTCACCGGAGTCGACCCGATGATCCCCGCCGAGGCGGCCCGCCTCGTCGTCGGATGGGCGTGA
- a CDS encoding MFS transporter, with amino-acid sequence MSSEVSPSVGGATPADSAMEKRTLRKVLVRLIPFIIAMYFINYLDRTNLGIAGPGGMNEDLAMTATQFGFAAGIFFFGYLILEVPSNLALHKFGARIWLARILISWGIVAAAMAFVPNHGWLYVLRFVLGVAEAGFFPGVILYLTYWFPTSMRARATALFMLAIPLSSVIGTPLSSWLISSGNAIFENFAGWRFMFIIEGVPAVLLGIMCLFYLTDHPRDAKWLSAEERNWLQATMDAEEKGKAETFHYPVRRSLLQPRVWALSFVYFGMVYGLYAMSFFLPTIISGFQETFGVEYSIVQIGFITAIPYIFGALAMYFWSRHGDRSGERVWHVALPLFVGGVAIPIALYLSSPFTTMIAVTITCMAICAALPTFWPLPQTFLAGAGAAAGLALINSLGNSAGFFAPYITGWLADLTGTQNAGMWVVGAAMVAAGIVTLILKAAPAPDSVKTTPN; translated from the coding sequence ATGTCATCCGAGGTGAGCCCATCCGTGGGCGGAGCGACCCCCGCCGATTCGGCAATGGAGAAGCGGACCCTGCGCAAGGTGCTCGTCCGCCTCATTCCGTTCATCATCGCGATGTACTTCATCAACTACCTCGACCGCACGAACCTCGGCATCGCCGGCCCCGGCGGAATGAACGAAGACCTCGCGATGACCGCGACCCAGTTCGGCTTCGCAGCGGGCATCTTCTTCTTCGGCTACCTCATCCTCGAGGTGCCCTCGAACCTCGCCCTGCACAAGTTCGGTGCCCGCATCTGGCTCGCCCGCATCCTCATCAGCTGGGGCATCGTCGCCGCCGCCATGGCCTTCGTGCCCAACCACGGCTGGCTCTACGTGCTGCGGTTCGTCCTCGGTGTCGCCGAGGCGGGATTCTTCCCCGGCGTCATCCTCTACCTCACCTACTGGTTCCCGACCTCGATGCGCGCCCGGGCAACCGCCCTGTTCATGCTCGCGATCCCGCTCTCCAGCGTCATCGGCACGCCTCTGTCCTCGTGGCTGATCTCCAGCGGCAACGCGATCTTTGAGAACTTCGCCGGCTGGCGGTTCATGTTCATCATCGAAGGCGTGCCGGCCGTTCTGCTGGGCATCATGTGCCTCTTCTACCTCACCGACCACCCGCGCGACGCGAAATGGCTGAGCGCCGAAGAGCGCAACTGGCTGCAGGCGACGATGGACGCCGAGGAGAAGGGCAAAGCAGAGACCTTCCACTACCCGGTCCGCCGCTCCCTGCTGCAGCCGCGCGTGTGGGCGTTGTCCTTCGTCTACTTCGGCATGGTCTACGGCCTCTACGCGATGAGCTTCTTCCTACCGACGATCATCTCCGGTTTCCAGGAGACCTTCGGCGTCGAGTACTCGATCGTCCAGATCGGCTTCATCACCGCCATCCCCTATATCTTCGGCGCGCTGGCCATGTACTTCTGGTCCCGTCACGGCGACCGCAGCGGCGAGCGGGTATGGCACGTGGCCCTCCCGCTGTTCGTCGGCGGCGTGGCGATCCCGATCGCGCTCTATCTGTCCTCCCCGTTCACGACGATGATCGCCGTCACGATCACCTGCATGGCGATCTGCGCGGCCCTGCCGACGTTCTGGCCGCTGCCGCAGACCTTCCTCGCCGGTGCCGGAGCCGCCGCCGGGCTCGCACTCATCAACTCCTTGGGCAACTCGGCCGGGTTCTTCGCCCCCTACATCACGGGCTGGCTCGCCGACCTCACCGGCACCCAGAACGCGGGCATGTGGGTCGTCGGAGCCGCGATGGTGGCCGCCGGAATCGTCACCCTCATCCTCAAGGCGGCCCCGGCACCCGATAGTGTGAAAACCACGCCGAACTGA